CCAGTATCGGATTCTTGAGCTTCCCATCTTCGTACTGATCGCCACCCGGGGGGCAGAACGCGTTCATTATCTTCTCCCTTATGAGCTCGGGGGGATCGTGAACAGCTATGTGAGATCTCGGTATACTGCTGCTCATCTTCCCGCCCGTGAGACCGGGGAGGAGGGGGGTGTGAATCGCCGTGGGCACGTACCTCTCGACCCTCAGTGGGATATCGGAGCTGAATACTTCCCTGGTCAGGGCGTGTATCTTCCTCTGATCCGTCCCGCCTATGGCTATCTTAACGCGTAAGTAGAGTATATCGAGGGCCTGCATCAGTGGATACACCATGTGGGAGACCAGGGGATCCTTCCCCCTCGCCACCATAGTCATAGCCCTCCAAGCCCTCCTCGCGGTCACCCTCTGCGATAAGGTGAGGAGATCCATCACGTAGTCCTCAGATAGCTCGAAATCAGTCCCCAGTCTTATCTCTATCTGCTTCGACCCTAGTTCATGGAATACAGTCTTCCAGTAAGTCATAGAGACCTCCTTTATCAGATCCTGGGGGCCCTTGAGATTGAGAATCGCATGTATGTCAGCCATGAGTGCGATTGAGTGGAAGCCCGCTTCTATCATATCCCTGAGCTTCCTCACCGTTATTAGGGTACCGACGTGTATGGGTCCCGAGGGCTCGTATCCTACGTAAACGTTGCCCCCCTTACCCAGGAGCTCCTTGACCTCATCCAGGGTCATGACGAACTCATCCAGGGGTTCAGCTAGGTTCCTCAAGACGAGCTCTAAGCTACCCGTATTACCACCCACCGGGCCCGGAGGGACTCAAATTAAATCATTTGCTCCAATCGGATTGTACATGGAGGGCCTCAGCTCAGGTCAGTAAGTTCACAGCTCATTGCCGTCACCTAACATCATAGGCCCCCGCCTATTCTCATCTCCTCCCTTTTTTCCTTTACTCTCGCTAGAGTCCCCAGCATCTTCCAGTAGTGGGATCCGAACCAGAATACCTTCCCGCATTTCCTGCACAACAAGAACCTCCTGTGCCCCCTAATAACCTCCCTAGGCAGCTCAATACCTATTTCCCGATTTCTGACGATCGAGAGGGGCTCGTCGCAGAAGGGGCACCTCGTCCCCCTCGGGTCTATCCTCAGCCTGATCCCCAGATTCGATATCGAGACCATAGCTGCCATCAGATCCTGAGGCACCTCATGTGCCTCCAAGTTCATCTTCCTAGCTCTCTCCAGGAGCTCATGATCCCTAGTTATGAGGACAGCTCCCCCCGCGAGCTTCAGTACGGAGGAATCGTCCTCTTTAGGTGAAACGTATTTGACGCTGTGGCCGAGGATCCTGAGCCACTTAGCGATCTTCCCGCTCATCGAATCGACGATGAACTCCATGAGGATCACTTTAATGTAGCCCCGCCCGGATTCGAACCGGGGTCTCCGGGTCCAAAGCCCGGCGTGCTTGGCCGCTACACCACGGGGCTCCGGCTCACTATGGGATAGGAGCTATTAAGCTTTACCTCCCCCAGCTCATGAGAGTGAGCGGCATAGCTGAAAGGGATTCGGAAGGTAGCTGGAGCTCTTAGCTGAGTGCGGGGGGTGGGATTCGAACCCACGAGGGCCTGACGCCCAACGGATCTTGAGTCCGTCGCCTTGAACCTGGCTCGGCCACCCCCGCTTCATCATTGATCTGCTCCATCAAGATTTAAAGATTTTGCGGGGGCCGGCCTGAGCTTCTCGTAATGCAGTATACCGGTTAGAGTCTTCGGGATCATCCTTTTAACCATTCTCTTGTAGAATTCCGTCGGATCCGGGGACTTCCTTATGAATACAGCTTCTCTCCTTGAGCGGGAGATCCTCAGCGGGGGCCTCAGCCTGACAGGGGAGAGGCCATCCGCCACTACGTAGAGGAAGGGGGAAGTGGACCAGACTTCCACGACCGAGGAGGACGGTACTACTATAGATCTAACAGCGGGCACGAGGCTCGGGGGCCAGGGGGCCACGTAAGATATAGCTATGTTATCGCAACGGGGATCCAATACCGGGCCTCCCGCGGCTAGGGAGTAAGCGTAGGATCCGGTGGGCGTCGCCACTATGATCCCATCGCATATGCACTCACCCAGGGGGGCATCGTCTATAGCCAGGCCGAGCCTGGAAGATTTCCCAAGCTTGCCGCTCCTCACCAGAAATTCGTTCAGGGCTATTAGACTTAATTTCGAATCTATTATCTCTAATGTGAGAGCATGCTCCAACCAGAACTCCCCTTCCCTCAGGATCTCAGGTATTATATCTAACTGCGTTGAATCGAACTCCAGTAATGTCCCGAAGGTCCCATCCTTAACTCCCAGGATTGGGAGGCTCCCCACCTGATGGAATGCCCTCAGCACAGTTCCGTCCCCGCCTATGACTACGGCCACCTCCGCCTCCCTATGGTCCTCCACTACCTCGATTTCATTCGAGAGTAGGGAAGATCTCAGCCTCTCGAATATCCTATAGGACCTCTCCCTATCCCTATTGTAGAGCAGTACGACTTTACTCACCCTGAATCCCTTTTCATGCATCCCGAGTTGATTCGCGGGCCAAAATATTTAATGTTAGTATGGGGGATGGGGTGTGTTGATCTCGAGTAGGATGGCGGAATGCCTTGAGGACATTCAGAGCGTGAGGGTAATAGCTAAGAAGGACTTAAATTTCGAGAGGCTGGGTATAAGGATTTTCAAGGATGTCGAGACTGAGGTACCGAGGTGGCTGGCTGAGATACTCGAGGAGGAGGGTGCCTGCGAGGTGATAAGGGGGGGCCCGGAGATAATAAGCGAGAGGCTGTATAAGGAGAAGGTCTCGATACTATTCGCTGAGCTCCCCCAGGAGACCTTTCAGATCATAAGGGATGTGGTAAGGGGGAGCCCGGAGGATTCCCTGATAAGGAGGGATGCTATAGAGCTAGTTAACAGGAGGTTGGGGAAGATAATGGACTATCTCAAGGCATCCATACTCCTCACATCCAAGAAGCCCCCGAAGAACTTATTGGTCGAGGAGCTAATACTTTATAACGCCCTGAAGTCCATCATAGAGGAGTGGATGCGCTCCTTCGTAGGGGTAAGGGTTGACCGGTAATGGTGGAGAAATCCCCTCTAATGAGCTCAGAGGAGCTGGTCGAGAAGTATAAGAGCTTCATCAGGTACTACAGGGACGAGAACAACGAGCCCATCTATCAGAAGGCACTAGCACAATTAATAGAGGAACAGAGGAGGTCCTTGAGCGTTAATTGGTACCATTTATATAATTTTAACCCTGATTTCAGGGAAATAGCTGAGGATATTGTGATGAATCCCTCCCTGCATATCTCAGCGGGCTCCTCAGCAATCAAGGAGCTTGTGATGGAGCTAATGCCGATGACTGAGGAGTTCAGGATATACAGCGAGGGCGACTTTCACTTAAGGTTCTACAACGTCCCAACTAAGGCCTCATTCAGGGATTTAACGAAGTTCTCGATAGGGAGATTGATAGAGATAGAGGGTATAATAACCAGGGTCTCAGATATCTACGATAAGCTCGTCAGGGCATCATTCATCTGTACTAACTGCGGGAGGATTGAGGAGATAGATATAATCGGGGAGAAGCTCAGGGTTCTGGAGAAATGCCCTGAGTGTGGCGCTCCAATGAAGCTGGATCATGAGATGAGCAAGTTCATAAGGTGGCGTAGCGTCAGGATTCAGGAGAGGCCCGAGGACTTGCCACCGGGTATGATGCCGGAGCACGTGGATGGAATACTCACCGATGATATAGTTGACGATGTGAAACCCGGGGACAGGGTCAGGGTGACTGGGATAATAAGGATAAAGCCGGCTAGGAGGGATGAGGGAAGGGAGGGGCTCATATATAAGAGGTACTTGGAGATAATACATGTAGAAGTCCCGAATAGAGTTTACGAGAAGCTAGAGATAACTCCAGAGGATGAGGAGGAGATACTGAAGCTCTCTGAGAGGGAGGATCTGGAGGAGCTCATAGTGAAGTCCATAGCCCCCTCCGTATTCGGTTGGGCCGATGTGAAGAGGGCAATAGCTTACGCTCTATTCGGGGGGAGCACGAAGATACTGGCTGACGGCTCTAAAGTGAGGGGGGAGATAAATGTACTTCTGGTGGGCGATCCAGGTGTCGCTAAGAGCCAGCTCCTCAAATACACAGCTCAGCTAGCCCCCAGAGGGCTCTATACGACTGGGAAAGGCTCCACTGCTGCTGGACTGACAGCAGCAGTCGTGAGGGATTCCGCGACCGGAGGATGGACTCTGGAGGCCGGGGCCTTAGTGCTAGCGGATATGGGAGTAGCGTGCATAGATGAGTTCGATAAGATGAGCGAGGACGATAGGAGATCAATACATGAGGCTATGGAGCAGCAGACTATTTCAATAGCGAAAGCTGGCATAGTAGCAACCCTAAATGCCAGGACAACGATAATAGCTGCTGCAAATCCTAAGAAGGGGAAATACGATGATTATGTGACGGTAGCCGAGAACATAAACCTACCACCGACCATACTATCGAGGTTCGATCTCGTCTTCATAATGAAGGACAGGCCTGGGGTGGAGTCTGATAGCATGGTGGCTGAGCACATACTCATAACTAGGATGGGGAGGAATCCTGAAGCGAAGCCCCCGATAGATCCTAATCTCCTCAAGAAGTACATAGCTTACGCTAAGCAGAACATAGACCCTATACTCACGGATGAAGCGGCTGAGAGGATAAAGAATTACTACGTAGATGTGAGGGGGAGGGGTATCAAGGAGAGTGAGGAAGGGATCGTTCAGGATCTGATTTCGATAACCCCGAGGCAATTGGAAGCCCTGATAAGGTTGAGCGAAGCTAGGGCCAGGATGCACTTGAGGAGGGAGGTGACAGCTGAGGATGCTGAGATGGCGATAAACCTGATGGAGATAACTCTCAAGGGGGCGGCCTACGATATAGTATCGGGACACTTCGATATAACCGGATGGATGACCGGCATCTCGTTCCCCGAGGTGAAGAGGAGGGAAGTGGTTTTCCAGATCATAAAACAGCTGGCCGAGGGGAGTGAGGATGGCCTAGTGGATAGGGACGTTGTAGTGAGGATGGCGGCGGAGAGGCTCAACCTGAAGGGGAAGGAGTACGTCATCGAAGATATACTCAGGAAGCTCAATGAGGACGGCCTGATAATATTCCCGCCGGGAGGGAAGATAAGGCTCATATAAGGGATCCGGATGGGCTTGAATGAGTTCTTGAGTAGAGTAGGAGTTAAGGAGCTCTACCCGACTCAGAGGGAGATCTTGGAAAGGGGGCTCGTTAGCGAGGGGAATTTCGTGCTGGCAGCCCCTACTGCCTCCGGCAAGACCCTGGCGGCTGAGATTGTGATGAATGAGGAGCTGGAGAAGGGGGGAAAGATAGTCTACCTAGTCCCTCTCAGGTCCCTAGCTTACGAGAAGTACGAGGAGTTCTCCAGGGTCTTCGATAAGTGGAGCGTTAGGGTATCTATAGGCGACTACGATTCCTCGGATGAGCCCCTGGGGAAGCATGACCTCATAGTGATGACCTATGAGAAATTCGACTCCCTCCAGAGGCACAGGAGCTCCTGGCTGAGTAGCGTGAGCTTACTGGTCCTGGATGAGGTTCACTACGTGGGCGATCCGAGCAGGGGGCCAACTCTCGAGATGGCCGTATCCAAGTTCATGCATGAGAATCAGTCGAGGAGGATAGCCTTAAGCGCCACTATAACTAACTTGGAGGAGATAGCCGATTGGTTGCAGGCCGTCCCGATAAGGGTCGATTGGAGGCCTGTCCCCCTGAGGGTGGGGATGTACGTTGAGGGGAAGCTGATATATCCGGATGGGGAGGAGAGGCTCGAGGGGGAGGGGATAATACCTCTGCTTAGGAAGTGCTTAGTTGAGGGGGGCCAGGCCATAGTTTTCTACAATAGGAGGAGTGATGCCGTATCCTGGGCCGAGAAATTAGCTTCTCACTTCAATATGAGTGGTGAGTTACTTGAGGAAGTGAACTTATCCTCCTACGGCTCCTCCAAGCTCCTTGAGAAGCTCTCCAATGTGATGAGGAGGGGGGTGGCTTTCCATCACGCTGGCCTGCCCTTCGAGCTGAGGAGAGCCGTGGAGAGGGCCTTCAAGAGGGGCTCAGTCAGGATATTGACGGCCACACCCACTCTCGCAGCCGGTGTGAACTTACCAGCTAGAACCGTGATAGTGAGCTCCTACATGAGGTACAACCCTAAGCTGGGCAGGATGACTCCCATCTCTATCATGGAGTTCTGGCAGATGGCCGGCAGGGCCGGAAGGCCTGGCTACGATCCCTACGGGGAAGCTTACATAATAGCTAAGCGGAGCGAGGCTAAGAGGGTATTCGAGTACATAAGCTCCGAGCCCGAGCCCATCTCATCCAACTTGCACGATACATCTCTACTGAAGAACCACTTGCTGGCCCTTATAGCGAGCATGGAGCCGATATCCTCGGGGGAGATACTCGATATATTCAAGAGGACTCTCCTTTACATTCAGGGAGGGGATAAGTTCCTGAGGAGGACCATACCTTTCCTCCTGGATTCTCTAAAGGAAGCTGGATTCCTCCAGGAGGTTAGGAATTCATATAGAGCGACATCCCTAGGGAGGAGGATCTCGGAGCTCTATATAGATACATCATCAGCCCAGATGATGATAGAGGCTTTAGATGAGTTAAATAAGAGGTATAAGGTTGAGGACGTCGAGCTTCCAGTTCTCCATCTCCTCTGCATGCTCCCTGACATGCCAAAAGTCTACGGTAGGGGTAGGGCTGAGTTGCTCAGGGAAGCTATTGAGGAGCTCGATCCCCTGATCCCAATGGAGGAGTCACCCATCTCATCCCCAAGCGAGCTCCTGCAGGTGATGAGGGGGGCTCTATCCCTCAAGATGTGGATATCGGGCCAGAGCGATGGGGAGATAGAGGAGAAGCTTGGGGTCGAGCCCGGTGACTTGAGGAACTTAGCTGAGAATGGAGAGTGGCTCTGTTACTCATTCTCAGAAATATCGAAGCTTTTTGGTGAGAAAGAATTATCGGAGTGGCTCAGAATACTATCGATGAGGATAAGATATGGGGTGCCCGAGGAACTACTGTCGCTTGTGATCCTGAAGGGTGTGGGTAGGGTGAGGGCTAAGCTCCTCTACGAAGCCGGATACAGGACCGTTAGGGATATAGCTGAAGCCGAGCCAGAGCAACTCGAGAGGATAGTTGGTATAGGTAAGCAGCTCTCCAGGGAGCTAGTGGATCAGGCGAGGTCGTTGGCCTATGTGGGTTCATCCGATAGATAGCAGGTATGGATCCGAGCTCATGAGGGCTATATTCAGGCAGGAGAATAGGATAAAGCTGATGGCGAGGGTCGAGGCCCTCTACGCTAGAGCTTTAGCTGAGAGGGGATTCATACCCAAAGAGGCCGCTGAGGCAATTGAGAGAGCGGCTGAGGAAGTCACACCCGAGGATGTGAGGGCTGAGGAAGCTTTGGTGAAGCACGAAACCATGGCACTAGTCAGGGCCATTTCTAAGAGGGCCGGGAGGTATGGGGAGTACTTGCATCTGGGCCTGACATCGAACGATGTGCTCGATACGGTGATGGGGGTCCAGATAAGGCAGGCCGGATCGATAATACTGAGGAGCTCCGCCTCCCTCCTGGAGAAGATAGTCAAGAGGGGGGAGGAATCCCTGGATATAGTTTGCCTGGGGAGGACCCATGGAGTGGTGGCTGATCCAATTCCCCTATCGATGAAGTTCGCCCTATGGTCCTACTATGTAAGGAGATCGATCGCCAGGTTCATGGACTCCCTCAATGAGGCATCTGTCGGCAAGCTCAGGGGGGCTGTAGGTACTGCAGCGGCCTCCATTGAATTGGGGATCAAGGATCCTCTGGAGGTTGAGAGCGAGGTACTCGCTGCTTTGGGATTGAGCCCCCCGGAGATAACTACGCAAGTGGTCCCGAGGGATAGGTTGGCCCATCTGATCCTCTCCATGTCCCTCTTCTCATCCGCGCTGGATACGATAGCTAATGAGATAAGGAACCTCCACAGGACTGAGATAAGCGAGGTCAAGGAGCACTTCGAGGAGAGGCAGGTGGGTTCGAGCACCATGCCCCACAAGATGAACCCCATTAACAGCGAGAAGGTATGCGGATTGGCTAGGTTGATGAGGTCATTGGCCATAGCTGCTCTAGAGAACGTGGTGCTTGAGCATGAGAGGGATCTCACCAATAGCTCTGTGGAGAGGGCAATTTTACCTGAGGCCTTCCTGATCCTTGAGGAGCAGATAAACACCCTCTCTGCAGTCATAGAGAACCTGGAAATAGATAGGGTGAGGATAGGGGAGAACTTGGAGAAATACGGTGATATCGCCCTGAGCGAGAGGTTAATGATATGGTTAGTTAAGAAGGGATTGGGGAGGCAGGAGGCTCACGAGATAGTGAGGAGCATATCCTTGAGATCCCACAGGAGCGGTAGGAGGTTCATCGATGAAGTACTGGCCGATGAGTCCCTATCCAAGATACTGAGGCCTGAGGAGATCGAGGCCATATTCAGCCCCCGGAGCTACTTGGGTCTGGGGAGGGAGCTATCTATCGAGGAGTTCAGAGCGGCGAGGGAGTTCCTGAAGGAGGTGCTTCTAAACGGGTGAAATAGGGCTTAGGTTCTTGGGAGGAGCCAGATCAATAGGTAGATCGAGCGTTGAGATAATCTGCAGGAATCCCATAATACTGGACTCCGGAGTGGATGTGGGGGCCAGTTCGAACCTCCTCCCATCCGAGCCCAGGTCGGATCCCGAGGCCCTGATCCTCACCCACGCTCACCTAGACCACTACGGGGCCAGCCCCCTTATACTGAGGAGGTGGGGCTGCGATACCTACGTAACTCCCCCAACGGTCGATGTGGGGGAGGTGCTCCTGAAGGACTTCGTCAGCCTCTCCTCGGAATATGCTGAGAGGCCCTACTCCATCCAGGACATCCAGCTCATTAGGAGGAGGGAGAAATCGGTCAGGCTCAACGACTACGTAGCTCTGGATGGATGGGAGCTCAGGACCTTCAACGCCGGTCACGTCCTGGGTTCCATAATGATACACCTTACTGCAGTGGACGGACCCAGCATCCTCTACACAGGAGATATAAACACAGCTGGGACCAGGACCCTTAGAGGGGCCGAGACTGAGCTCCCCAAGGTCGATTATTTGATAATAGAGGGTACCTATGGCGGGGATGATGATATACATCCCTCGAGGAAGAAGGTGGAGAGGCAGTTCATAGAGGATATAAGGAACGTTATAGCCAGTGGGGGGGTCACTATAATACCTACTTTCGCCCTGGGCAGGGCCCAGGAAGTCTTATTAACTTTGATAAGCCATATGGAATCCGGTGTCCTTCAGGAAGTCCCGATATTCGTTGATGGAATGATAAGGGAGATATCGAAATACTACAACGCTTACTGGTCCTGGTTGAGGCCCGAGCTCCAGAGGATGATAAGGGAGAGCAAGAGGGGGCTCTTCGATCACAGGGCCATAGAGGAAGTGAGGAATAGGGAGGAGCTTCTGGAGATAAGCGAGCCCTTCATAATCGTCACTACATCGGGAATGCTTCAGGGAGGTCCTGTGCTCACATATTTGAAGCACTTCGGGACGAAGAGGGGGAATCTCATATACCTCACTGGCTATCAAGTTAGGGGAACGAGGGGGAGGATGCTTTTAGATGGTATAAGGCAGATCCCGATGCCGGACGGTATTATAGAGGTGAAGAGCGATGTCAAATTCGCCGATTTCTCAGCTCACGCTGATCAGCCCAATCTGATAAACTTCATAACGAAGGTAGCGGGCAGGGGGCTCAAGGAAGTGATATTAGTTCACGGTGAGCCTGATAAGTTGATCCAGCTCAGGAGGAAGTTGGAGGCCAGGGGGATAAGGGCCTATATACCCTATGAGGGTGAGGTATTGAGGATAAAGTGATATTACTCGGATATTACATCCGCTTCAGCTCCTTTTTAACCCTTCCCCTCCGAGGGGACATGATAAGGGATGCAGACCGCGCAGGAGCTCCACCAAGATGGGTTCTTTTCCAAGCTGTTCTCAGCTATATATAAGAGGAAGAAGATCTCCCTCGGCATATACGGCCCGGTCAACTCCGGAAAGACCACATTAGCCAATAGGATATGCATGGACTTCGCCGGCAGGAAGATGGGCTCCGTGAGCAGAGTGCCCCATGAGACCAGATCAGTGAACGTGATGGAGAACGTCGTCTTGAAGCTGAAGAACGGGTCCTCGATAATCATGGATGTCATAGATACCCCGGGGATAGCGACCAGGATAACTTACAGGAGCTTCATGAGATACGGGTTCAAGAAGGATGAAGCGGTGGAGAGAGCTGCTGAAGCAGCTAGAGGGGTGGTTGAAGCTATAAGAAGTATGGAGAGGGTTAATTTAGCTTTGTTAGTCATAGATTCGAGTAAGGATGCTACCTCCCAGGTCAACTGGGTCATAGCCGGTAACCTGAAGGCCAGGCTCATCCCTTACATAGTGGTAGCTAATAAGATAGATCTGCCCTACGCCAGGCCTAAGAGCGTCAAGAGGGTATTTCCGGATGATATCGTCATCCCCATATCCGCTCTGAGGGGAGACAATATAAGCTCCCTTTACGAAGCAATAGTGAGTTTAGCCAGATAGCGTGGAAAGATGCCGGTCAGAATGATCCTTAAGTGCAGATCCTGTGGCTTCGAGATGGATGCGGAGAGGTCAGATTCCTCCATCCCCGAGGCCTGCCCATCCTGTGGAGCCAGGGAGCTGGAGTTCCAGGTGAGCCTCGAGATCGCCCGAGTTGAGGAGGAAGCTGGAGTTGAGCCCCTCCTCAGTGAGGCGTTCATAAAGCAGGTGTCTCGCGGTGAATACCTGATAGATATACCAGCTGATGATGTAGCCATAGCTGAGCTCGAGCCCGGGGTCTATGAGATCATAATCAGGACCTCGAGATCTTCCTCCCGATCACGATGAAGCCCGTGTGCCCTATCATCCATGGGGCCGGCCTTGTCCTCCTCTCATCGCTCTCATATTCTCTATCCAGGATCTCATGTATTTCAATGAGCCCGAATCCCACTTCTCTAGCTTTCAGGACGGTCTTATTGACCTGCTCGCATGAGGGGAGGAAGGCCAGGAAGGGGCCATTCGGCTTCAGCCTCTCATGAACTTGAGGCAAGATCTCCCATGGATCGGGAATATCTAAGAATATTGCATCAACATTTGACTCATCTATACCCTCTTTCGCATCCTTATGCTTTAATACCACATTATCGATCCCTAAAAGCCTCAAGTTCCTCTCAGCCGTCTCCAGTGATTCCCTCCTGATATCGTAGCTGTAAAGCCTCCCGCTCCGGCCCAGGAAATTGGCGAGCACCATCGTCAGGGCCCCGGATCCCGTCCCTATCTCAACTACAGTATCCCCTGGCCTTATGCCAGATTTTAGTATCATGAAACCCGCATCCTTAGGATAAATTATTTGTGTAGCTCTCCCTATCTTTTCAATATAATCCGTCAATATGGGCTTATGTACCTCGACCCTCTCCCCCTTGCTAGTCTCGATTACGCAACCCCACTCCTTCCCTATGATCTCAGAGAGATCTATTGAACCCTTATGCGTATGTAAGACTTTACCCCTCTTCACCTTGACCAAGAACTTCTTAGGTTTCCCCTTCTTCCCATAGACGACTAGTAGCGCCGCATCATCCTCAGATATCAGGTCCAAGCACCCCCTATAGGAGGGCCCTGGCCACCTTAGTGGCCAGTATTGGGTGCTTCATCAACTTCATCGCGACCTTGCCTATCTCTATACCATTCGCGAGGTTTATCACATCCTCATAATCTAGTACATTCGCTAGCTCATTGAGATCATTATCGCTCAACCTTTCGAAGACCCTCATCGCCCTCAAGCTGTCCCTTATCCTCTTGATCCATCCCTCATACTCCCTCTCGAAGGAGCTCAAAGCTCCCTTAGAGGTATCCCCCTTCTCCAGGGCCTCAGCTATAGTCCTGCTCACCGCCTTACCTGCGGCTATTGAGGAATGTATCCCTGCCCCCGTGAAGGGGATGACCATGCCGGCGGCATCGCCTATCAGGATGACCCCATCCCCTATGTACTCCCTGGCCAATCCCCCTATGGGAACGACGTAGCCCCCTACTCCAATTATCTTAGCCTTCCTGAATATCTCGGGCCTCTCCTTTATGAATTTATCCAAGTAGAGCTTGGGGGAGCCTGGCCTGACCCCTATACCGACATTAGCTACCTGATCATCCTTTGGGAAGATCCATGCATAACCACCGGGTGCCATGGAGCCAACGTATATCCTCCCCGAGTTATAGGAATCTAGTTCCACTCCCACCATCTTGTATTGATAGGTGGGGATCAGCTCAGTTCTGTTATCGAGGCCCGAGGACTTAGCGACGGTAGAGTTATACCCATCGGCCCCGACGACGACCTTCCCCCTTAAAGTCTCCCCCTTAGCTGTCTTAACACCACAAACCCTACCATTTTCCTTTAAGACGCTCTCAACCCTCTCCCCCACCCTTATCTCAGCACCAGCTAGGTAAGCTTTCTTCGCGAGCTCCAATAGGAATAGATCCTTGTTTATAGCGTAACCGTGGAGGGGTATCTCCACGTACTTCCCAGATGGGGCGTAGACCTTCATGCTGAGCTCATTCGATACAACGCCTGGCTTCGGCTCTATGCCCGCTGTCTCGAATGTCGTCTTGCTGGTCCCCTCACCGCAAGGTTTCCAAGCCCTTATATCAGAATAAGCCTCAAGTAAGATCACTTTAAGCCCTAACTCAGCTGAAAACTTCGCAGCCGAGAGTCCAGCGGGTCCTCCTCCCACCACTATGACGTCCCATTCCTCCATGATGACACCGAATGATGTCGCAGTTACTATATTTCAGCATTTTCGCTCCGCCACTGAGTTCGTTAATTGACGAAAAAAATGCGGAGAGGCACGACAGATGATAAAAGTTTTATAGAGATGAACGTTAATAATAGTTAGGATGGGGCTCACCCTCCGCCCTGAGCCGATGAATGTGAAAGGTGAAGATAATTGAGCGTCCTAATGGATGCGCACCTGAGGATCCTTAGGAGGCTTGAAAGGGCTGGTCCCGAGGGAGTTGTTGCCTCAGAACTCATTCCGGATAGAGTAGCGAGGGAGTTCGTCCTGAAGTATCTTGCGAGCAAGGGTCTGATTGTCAGGAGGAGGAAGTTCAGGGGAGAGAGGGTTTTCATAACGACCAAGGGCTTGGTGCTCCTCCGTGACTACGGCGATGGAGTGACTTAAAAAATCAAAATTTTTTATTGAGGAGTTCAGATGGGCCTCTACTTCAGGGTCAGGAAGAGCGATGCCTCGGCAAGGCTCTCCGAGCTCAAGACTAAATCGGGGACTCTGATACTTCCAGAGTTCTTCCCGGTCTATAATCCGAACAAACCCGTCATCACTCCGAGGGAAATGAGTGAGATGGGAATAAAAGCGATCATAACTAACTCATATTTGATATACAGGTCTCCTGAGCTGAGGGAAGCGGCTATAGAGAGGGGGATTCACTCCCTCCTGGGCTTCGATGGCGTAGTGATGACCGATTCCGGGGCCTACCAGATATACAGGTACGGGAGGGTCGATGTCACCAATAGCGAGATACTGCGTTTCCAACACTCCATAGGCTCCGACATAGGGAGCATCCTCGATGTCCCAATGTCATCGGAGATAGGAAGGGAGGAAGCTGAATCCGGCGTCGAGAGGACTATAAGGAACGCTGAGGAGTGGGCCTCAATGAGGGAAGAGCTCTCAAATACGCTC
The sequence above is drawn from the Candidatus Korarchaeum cryptofilum OPF8 genome and encodes:
- the purB gene encoding adenylosuccinate lyase; the encoded protein is MWVHPIDSRYGSELMRAIFRQENRIKLMARVEALYARALAERGFIPKEAAEAIERAAEEVTPEDVRAEEALVKHETMALVRAISKRAGRYGEYLHLGLTSNDVLDTVMGVQIRQAGSIILRSSASLLEKIVKRGEESLDIVCLGRTHGVVADPIPLSMKFALWSYYVRRSIARFMDSLNEASVGKLRGAVGTAAASIELGIKDPLEVESEVLAALGLSPPEITTQVVPRDRLAHLILSMSLFSSALDTIANEIRNLHRTEISEVKEHFEERQVGSSTMPHKMNPINSEKVCGLARLMRSLAIAALENVVLEHERDLTNSSVERAILPEAFLILEEQINTLSAVIENLEIDRVRIGENLEKYGDIALSERLMIWLVKKGLGRQEAHEIVRSISLRSHRSGRRFIDEVLADESLSKILRPEEIEAIFSPRSYLGLGRELSIEEFRAAREFLKEVLLNG
- a CDS encoding MBL fold metallo-hydrolase, translating into MGGARSIGRSSVEIICRNPIILDSGVDVGASSNLLPSEPRSDPEALILTHAHLDHYGASPLILRRWGCDTYVTPPTVDVGEVLLKDFVSLSSEYAERPYSIQDIQLIRRREKSVRLNDYVALDGWELRTFNAGHVLGSIMIHLTAVDGPSILYTGDINTAGTRTLRGAETELPKVDYLIIEGTYGGDDDIHPSRKKVERQFIEDIRNVIASGGVTIIPTFALGRAQEVLLTLISHMESGVLQEVPIFVDGMIREISKYYNAYWSWLRPELQRMIRESKRGLFDHRAIEEVRNREELLEISEPFIIVTTSGMLQGGPVLTYLKHFGTKRGNLIYLTGYQVRGTRGRMLLDGIRQIPMPDGIIEVKSDVKFADFSAHADQPNLINFITKVAGRGLKEVILVHGEPDKLIQLRRKLEARGIRAYIPYEGEVLRIK
- a CDS encoding DEAD/DEAH box helicase, translated to MGLNEFLSRVGVKELYPTQREILERGLVSEGNFVLAAPTASGKTLAAEIVMNEELEKGGKIVYLVPLRSLAYEKYEEFSRVFDKWSVRVSIGDYDSSDEPLGKHDLIVMTYEKFDSLQRHRSSWLSSVSLLVLDEVHYVGDPSRGPTLEMAVSKFMHENQSRRIALSATITNLEEIADWLQAVPIRVDWRPVPLRVGMYVEGKLIYPDGEERLEGEGIIPLLRKCLVEGGQAIVFYNRRSDAVSWAEKLASHFNMSGELLEEVNLSSYGSSKLLEKLSNVMRRGVAFHHAGLPFELRRAVERAFKRGSVRILTATPTLAAGVNLPARTVIVSSYMRYNPKLGRMTPISIMEFWQMAGRAGRPGYDPYGEAYIIAKRSEAKRVFEYISSEPEPISSNLHDTSLLKNHLLALIASMEPISSGEILDIFKRTLLYIQGGDKFLRRTIPFLLDSLKEAGFLQEVRNSYRATSLGRRISELYIDTSSAQMMIEALDELNKRYKVEDVELPVLHLLCMLPDMPKVYGRGRAELLREAIEELDPLIPMEESPISSPSELLQVMRGALSLKMWISGQSDGEIEEKLGVEPGDLRNLAENGEWLCYSFSEISKLFGEKELSEWLRILSMRIRYGVPEELLSLVILKGVGRVRAKLLYEAGYRTVRDIAEAEPEQLERIVGIGKQLSRELVDQARSLAYVGSSDR
- a CDS encoding Era-like GTP-binding protein, with translation MQTAQELHQDGFFSKLFSAIYKRKKISLGIYGPVNSGKTTLANRICMDFAGRKMGSVSRVPHETRSVNVMENVVLKLKNGSSIIMDVIDTPGIATRITYRSFMRYGFKKDEAVERAAEAARGVVEAIRSMERVNLALLVIDSSKDATSQVNWVIAGNLKARLIPYIVVANKIDLPYARPKSVKRVFPDDIVIPISALRGDNISSLYEAIVSLAR
- a CDS encoding rubredoxin-type Fe(Cys)4 protein, with the translated sequence MPVRMILKCRSCGFEMDAERSDSSIPEACPSCGARELEFQVSLEIARVEEEAGVEPLLSEAFIKQVSRGEYLIDIPADDVAIAELEPGVYEIIIRTSRSSSRSR